Proteins encoded by one window of Lathyrus oleraceus cultivar Zhongwan6 chromosome 1, CAAS_Psat_ZW6_1.0, whole genome shotgun sequence:
- the LOC127131077 gene encoding uncharacterized protein LOC127131077, with protein sequence MSSWSAENAIKAYLSTLKIDQKAKEPSVAEFISALAAGNNAQLMVVACAAAADSTTLALIAAANQTNGNVVCIVPNHEDLIASKNFLGVAANQVKLMVGKEAQGLDVVNKGDFVVIDCNLVSHEEIVKLVQIGDGNKQNGIVVVGYNAFGCERSWRSCGSKTQLLPIGEGLLVTRFGETNAISHENGSGMNKSVRSRWIMKVDKCTGEEHVYRVRPSQGVM encoded by the exons ATGTCTTCTTGGTCAGCAGAAAATGCCATCAAAGCCTATCTCAGCACTTTGAAAATA GATCAAAAGGCAAAAGAACCATCTGTGGCTGAATTTATATCAGCATTAGCAGCTGGAAACAATGCACAATTAATGGTTGTTGCTTGTGCTGCTGCAGCTGATTCAACTACACTTGCACTTATTGCTGCTGCTAATCAAACTAATGGAAATGTGGTTTGCATTGTTCCCAACCATGAAGATCTAATTGCATCCAAGAATTTCCTAGGAGTAGCTGCTAATCAAGTTAAGTTAATGGTTGGAAAAGAAGCACAAGGATTAGATGTAGTAAACAAAGGTGATTTTGTGGTAATTGATTGTAATCTCGTGAGCCATGAAGAGATTGTGAAATTAGTACAAATTGGCGATGGTAATAAGCAAAATGGTATAGTTGTTGTTGGTTACAATGCTTTTGGTTGTGAAAGGTCATGGAGATCATGTGGATCAAAAACTCAATTGCTTCCTATTGGAGAAGGGTTGCTGGTGACAAGATTTGGAGAAACCAATGCTATTAGTCATGAAAATGGATCTGGAATGAATAAGAGTGTTCGAAGTCGGTGGATTATGAAGGTCGATAAATGTACCGGTGAAGAACATGTATATAGAGTCAGACCTTCACAAGGAGTGATGTAG